The genomic DNA AGATGGTGTTCGCAAAGACTGTAGAAGTCAATGTCCTTAACCAGGACCATCTCGTCGTGCCGCACTGTAAACATCGCGCTGTTGATGACCTCCTCCACATTCTGGTGATACCCGGAGGTAAGAAAGCGCAGCGCCTTGAGCACGCGATAGGGCGTCCGCACCAGACCTTCGCGATCCGGCGTTTCCCCCATCCACTCCAGCAGCTCGCGCACCAGGCCTTCTTTTTCCTCGATCTGCGCGGACTCTATTTCGGCAATCTGAGTTTCGTCCATTTAGACTTTCCTTCCGGCCAAGTGCTGCATCCAGTCCAGGAGAAGCCGCACTCCGAAACCGGTGGCCCCTTTGGCCGCGGTCGGTTTGCCCTTTTCGGTCCAGCCTGTGCCTGCAATATCAAGATGGGCCCAGCGGTAATCCTGAACAAAGTTCTGCAGGAAAGCTGCAGCCGTGATCGCGCCTGCGTCCCGCCCGCCGATATTTTTGAGGTCTGCGGCATCGCCTTTAATCATCTGGCCGTATTCCGGCCAGAGCGGCATCGGCCATACCCGGTCCCCGGTTCGAGTCCCGGCAGCAACCAGCTGATCCACCAGTTTGGTGTCCTGAGAAAAAAGACCCGCAGCTTCGTTTCCCAAGGCAACCACACAGGCCCCGGTCAAAGTAGCCAGATCCACGACCACATCGGGCTTGTACTTTCCTATATAAGAGAGCGCATCCGCAAGAACCAAGCGCCCCTCGGCATCGGTATTGAGGACTTCCACGGTCTTGCCGCTATGGGTCCGCAGAATATCACCGGGACGGATAGCCGAACCACTGGGCATGTTTTCGGCACAGGCCATTACACCCACCACCCTCAAGGGGAGCTTGAGCGCGGCCAATGCACGCATGGTGCCCAACACAGCCACCGCACCCGACTTGTCAAAACGCATCCACTCCATTCCCTGGCCGGGCTTGAGGCTGATGCCGCCCGAATCAAAGGTAATCCCTTTGCCCACCAGGCCCACGGTGGGACCCAGGCGCCGGGCAGGACGGTAATCGAGGACAATCAGTTGGGGCGGCTGCTCACTGCCCGCGCCCACTCCGAGAATCCCCCCCATGCCCAGCTTCTTGAGTTCTGACGGACCGAGGACCGTGCAATGCAAGGAAGGAAAATCGCGGCCGGCCTTCCGGGCCAGGGAGGCCAGGTAAGCGGGATTGGCCTTGTTTCCGGGTTGGTTGTTGGTATCCCGGGTCCAGCACACAGCCTCGCCCACTGTTCTCGCATAGGCCGCTGCCTTCTGCAGGCCGGGCAAGCTGCGTCCGGAAGCCGCCCAGAGGGTAACCTGATCCGGAGCCGCATGCTTTCCCGCGTCTTCCAGATACTCGGTGAATTTGTAGGTTGCCAAAAGAAAAGTCTCCACCGCGATCTCGGTGCGCGCCTTTTCATCCAAGGCCTTTTGACCGGGGAGTTCCAGAACAAAACCCACACGGCTCAGGCCCTTCTGCGC from Candidatus Omnitrophota bacterium includes the following:
- a CDS encoding leucyl aminopeptidase, producing the protein MKFQVKAGNWTQAAQDLVIVVVPEGQLLKWAKKQGVSEMAAVARQAAGSVEKASEFRGAAGETLLVHLPQGVAARRLLAVGAGPVKELNAGSFRLAVALGARWAAQKGLSRVGFVLELPGQKALDEKARTEIAVETFLLATYKFTEYLEDAGKHAAPDQVTLWAASGRSLPGLQKAAAYARTVGEAVCWTRDTNNQPGNKANPAYLASLARKAGRDFPSLHCTVLGPSELKKLGMGGILGVGAGSEQPPQLIVLDYRPARRLGPTVGLVGKGITFDSGGISLKPGQGMEWMRFDKSGAVAVLGTMRALAALKLPLRVVGVMACAENMPSGSAIRPGDILRTHSGKTVEVLNTDAEGRLVLADALSYIGKYKPDVVVDLATLTGACVVALGNEAAGLFSQDTKLVDQLVAAGTRTGDRVWPMPLWPEYGQMIKGDAADLKNIGGRDAGAITAAAFLQNFVQDYRWAHLDIAGTGWTEKGKPTAAKGATGFGVRLLLDWMQHLAGRKV